ATTGAAGCCAGCTCCCATGGTCTGGAACAAGGCCGCTTGAATGGTTGTGATATCGAGATTGCAGGCTATAGTAATTTGAGCCGTGACCATCTGGATTATCACGGAACGCTGCAAGCTTATGCAGAAGCAAAGTCAGGTTTATTCCGTTTTGAATCTTTAAAAGTGGCTGTCATCAATATCGATGATGAACATGCACAGATCATGCTGGATGCTGCGAAAAACAATCCGGCACAGCCTAAAATTTTGACTTATTCCACCAAGCAAAAAGCGGATTACCAGGTTCAGGGTATTCAGTACAGCATTTCAGGTGCGACCTTTAAGCTGAAAACTGCCTCTGCTGAATATGTGGTTAACAGTCCATTACTGGGCCATTTCAATATTGAAAATCTGGTCGCCAGTCTGATCATGGCGGAACAGGTCGGATTTGACCTGAACAGTTTGATTGCGACAGTACCACACCTCAAAGGTGCGCCAGGTCGCATGCAGGTGCTGCGTGATGGCGAACGTCTGTTTGTGGTGGATTATGCCCATACCCCGGATGCCCTGACCCAGGTTCTGGTGACCTTGAAACGTCATGTTTCACAAAATCTTTGGACTGTTTTCGGCTGTGGCGGTGATCGTGACCGTGGTAAACGTCCACTGATGACTCAAGCTGCTTTAGATGGTTCAGATATCGCAGTACTCACTTCTGATAATCCACGGACCGAAGATCCGGCACAAATCTTTGCGGATATGAAAAACGGCATCGATTTTTCCGGCAAAACCTATCATGAAATTCATGACCGTCGTGAAGCGATCAAGTTTGCGGTTAAACACGCGCGGGCGGGTGATATTGTAGTGATCGCAGGAAAAGGGCACGAAAATTATCAGGAAATTGATGGTGTACGTCACTGGTTTGATGACGTGATCGAAGTACAAGCTGCCATTGATGCCCAGCATTGCAGTACAGATTCAGCCTATTCAGCGCATTAGGATTCAGATATGCATACCTCAACAACAAGTACTGCGGCGCTGGAGCCGTGGAGCATAGAACAATTACAACAGGCTACTCAAGGCTACTGGTTGAATGATAAAAAGCCTGCAGGCCAGATCAAGCGGATTTTGACTGATTCACGTGATGCAGAATCAGGTGATGCTTTTCTTGCGCTGAAAGGTGAGCGTTTTGACGCGCACGACTTTATTGCTCAGGTGGCCGCTCAAGGTTGTGAAATTGCCATTGTCAGCCGTCCGGTGGATGCTGATATTTGCCAGTTGGTAGTGGAAGATACCCGTTTGGCACTTGGACAGTTAGGTGCTTATCGCCGTCAGCAGAATCCTCAACTCAAAGTGATTGCCTTAACCGGCAGTAGTGGCAAGACCACGACTAAAGAAATGCTGGGAAGCATGCTGTCGCGTCTGGCACCGACCTTGGTTACGCGTGGTAATTTGAATAATGACCTCGGCGTGCCGGTAATGTTGCTGGAGCTGCGTCCTGAACATCAATATGCGGTGATGGAACTCGGTGCAAGTCATCAGGGTGAAATTGATTACACTTCAAAAATGGTGCAGCCGCATGTGGCGGGGATCATTAATATCGGGACTGCGCATTTAGGTGAATTTGGCGGTCGTGACGGGATTTGCCGCGCGAAATCCGAGATTTATGCGCATATCTCTAAAACCTCAATTATTCCTGCTGCAGATGATTTTGCTGAAGTCATTCGTGCCGCAGTAAGAACTGAAAAAAGCTTAAGTTTTGGTGCTGGCGGTGAAGTCTATGCCAGCGATATGGTGCTTGAAGCTCAATCTTCAAGCTTTACACTGAATACACCACAGGGCTCGAAAACAGTTCGTTTACCATTTGCCGGCGAGCATAATGTCGAGAATGCCACAGCTGCCGCTGCATTTGCCCTGGCGATCGGTATTGGTCTGGATGATATCGTGGCTGGCCTGGAACAGGCAGTGGGTGCGAAAGGTCGTCTGAACTTTATTCCGCACAAAGACTATTTATTTATTGATGACACCTACAATGCCAATCCGGGTTCGATGCGTGCAGCAGCAGAAGTGTTGGCACAACAGCAAGGCATCCGGATCATGGTCACCGGCGATATTGGTGAACTCGGTTCATCTGCCGCAATCGAGCATTACAAGCTCGGTCGGGATCTGGTCTCGGTGAAAGGCATTAATTTTGTGGTGGCTGTAGGTGAATTTGCGCCGGCCGCACAAGAAGGTGCCCGTAGTACACAATATGGTAAAAAAATGCAGGCTTTCCTGAATCAGGAGCAGGCATTACCGTTTTTAATTCGTTTGATTGAAACACATCAACCTCAGCCGATGTCATTCCTGTTTAAAGGGTCGCGTTTTACCCATATGGAAACATTGATGGCTGCATTGATGGAGAAACTCTAAATGCTGTTATGGCTCTTTGAACATTTGGCGGGCTTTGACAGCACGTTTCAGGTGGTTCGTTATTTAACTTTACGTGCTTTGCTCAGTGTCTTGACGGCATTGACCATCGGTCTGGTGCTCGGTCCTGTAATGATTCGCAAGCTTCAGGCGCTGAAATATGGTCAGGCAGTCAGCTCGTATGCCCCTGAAAACCATGCTAAGAAAATGGGCACGCCGACCATGGGCGGGGTGCTGATCCTGCTTTCGATTGGTATCTCAACTCTACTCTGGGCAGATCTTTCCAATCCTTATGTCTGGATTGTGCTGGGTGTGATGGTGATTTTCGGTGCCGTTGGCTGGGCCGATGACTGGATTAAAATCCGTTATAAAGACAATGCGGGTTTGCCTGCGAAGAAAAAATTCTTCTGGACTTCAGTTGGTTCTTTGGGTGCTGGTATTGCTTTGTATGTCATTGCACAGCAACAGACCAATCCGGTGCATACCGCGAATATGCTGGATCTGCTGATTCCATTCTTTAAAGACCTAAGCATTCCATTATCGATGATCCCATTGGGCATTGGTTTTATTATCTTTACCTATTTCGTGATTAACGGTGCCTCCAATGCCGTGAACTTGACTGATGGTCTGGATGGTCTGGCAATCATGCCAATCGTGCTGGTTGCTACAGGTTTGGGCGTATTTGCCTATTTGGCCGGTGACGTGCGCTTTGCCAATTATCTGCATATTCCTTATGTAAAATATTCGTCTGAACTGGTGGTGGTCTGTGCTGCCATGATCGGAGCGGGTCTGGCTTTCCTTTGGTATAACGCCCATCCAGCCCAAGTATTTATGGGGGATGTCGGTGCTTTATCTCTCGGTGCAATGCTCGGTACGATTGCCGTCATGGTTCGTCAGGAAATCGTATTTGCGATTATGGCCGGTGTCTTTGTGGTGGAAGCGGTTTCAGTGTTCTTGCAGATTGGTTCATTAAGAATGCGCAATAAACGTGTATTCCTGATGGCACCGCTACATCATCATTATGAAAAGAAAGGCTGGCGTGAAACCCAGGTGGTGATCCGTTTCTGGATTATTACGATTATGCTGGTAGTTTTGGGTCTAATGACCTTAAAATTGCGCTAAGAAATGCATTGGAAAAAGTCGGCGCATGCCGGCTTTTTTATTTTGGAGAAAATGATGAATTTACTCATGTGCCCAGTCTGTCGCCAGCAGTTGAGCTTAAATGAAAGAACATGGCGCTGTGAGAATCATCATAGTTACGATGTCGCCAAACAGGGCTATGTGAACCTGCATGTGGTTCAGCACAAGCACAGCAAAAACCCGGGAGATACGCCTGAGTCTGTGCAGGCACGTCGCGCATTTCTCAGCGCAGGTTATTATGCGCCTTTGCAACAGGCTGTCGTGGAAAAGATTCGCGAGTTGCGGATTGAGAACCTTTTGGATATTGGTTGTGGGGAAGGCTATTACACCAATGCCATGCAGGCCGAAGTGCTGCAATGCGTCGGGGTTGATATTGCCAAGAATGCGATTCAGGTCGCAGCCAAACTGGATAAAGAGGTGACTTGGGTGGTGGGAACTGGGGCGACTTTACCGGTACTGGATGAATCAATTGATCTCTGTACCAGTTTATTTAGTCCGATTCCCAAACAGGAAATCCTGCGAGTCCTAAAACCAAAATCTTATTTGATGGTGGTGACACCGGCCCCACAACATTTATATGCCATGCGTGAGGCTTTATTTGAAGAAGTGAAACCACATGAGCCGCAGAAGTTTGTTGAGCAGTTACAAGATGAATTTAATCTGGTTAGTGAGCAGGTGATTGATGCGCCAATGGTTTTGCCACAGGCTGATTTAAAAAACCTGATTGCGATGACGCCATATGCTTATAAGGCCAAACCTGAACGTCGTTTAGCACTTGAACAGCAGGATCAGTTTGAATTGCTGGCTCAATATCAGATTTACCTGTTTCAGAAAAAATAAAAAATGCATATAAAAAAAGCCCTCAACTGAGGTAATGCCAGTCAGTTAAGAAATTGACTGGCATTTTCTTGGATATTTTTGTGCTTTAATTTTCACTACTCGCGGACATTGCCTTTGCCTTTTTTCAGGTAATACAAATATTTTAGATTGTTCAAATAATTGCGCTAAATGTTTGGGTAGGTTTCCTGCTGATTCTAAAGGTGTGTGCCTTAAGATATTGATAATACTCATAGATGCAATATGGAAACTGATCCTTAAAGGACTCACCTTTGCATGTTCAGCGATAAACCTCATCTGTCTTCTTAAGATATTATATGCAATAAATACCCCCCACAATTCTTGATAGACCAAATCAGGTTGTTTGCTTCTTAAAATCCTTGCATCCTGTAAATCACTTTTAATTTCCCGATAACACATTTCTATTTCCCAACGCTGGATACAAAGCATTGCAAGGTCTTTGAATGGATAAACTTTAGAATCTGTTAATGATGTAATGTAACGTCTTATTTTTCCTGCATATTCAACTTCAATTAAACGTGCTTCCCAATAGTCACCCAATGACGGATTTATCTTTTTTGCTCTTGCTGAAACAGGCATTTTGATCTGAAAGTCATGGGCCGCATTATGATGAATCACTTCATAACGCAGGTTGTCCTTTGCTCGCATCAACCAATGACTCTCTTCTGCCTGAGATTGCCAGCTCACTAAAAAATCAGCAGAGAAGTAAGCACGATCAAATAGGGTAATACTGCGAACTGGTGCTTTTAATTGACTGGCTAAGGTTAATTCACCTTGATCCATACTGCCCATTTGGGCATCAATCATTTCATGGGTATTGGTATTCACCAGGCAAGTCGCTCTAACTTGTGGGTAAGGTGCAGCTGCTGTTTTGCCTTTGGATGAACCAAAGTGCTTAAAGTTTTCTTCTGTATGAGGCATAGACCAAACCACACCATCTACAGCACAAACGCATAGACCGTGAAAGTTGCTATATTGTTGTTGTGAGTCTTTAAACCATGCCTGACTTAATGTCGAAAATAAAGCACTCATGGGTTCTAAGCCTAAGCGTTGTCTTGCTTGTACGGATGCACTCGGTACATAGTATTCTGCCGTACCGAAAACAAGTTGCAATTGTTGAACCACATACCAAATCGGTTGATTTCGAAATAGAGCAAGTCCGATTACCAGCCAAACAACATGTTCAGCAGGCAGTTTTCTTTTTCGAATTGATGCTTTACCTGTTTGGTCTAAGCAATCTTCAATCCAGTTTAAATCAATCAATTCACTGAATTGTGAAAGTGAAGGTAGGGTTCGTTTTAATGTTAAATCTAGATTCTGAGATAAATTCATAAAAAAAGAGCGTATTTACATACGCTCTTTTTACAGCATTTTAACTTTTTTTGCTTAACTGACTGGCATTACTCAAATGAGGGCTTTTTTATATCTTCAGATTACTGGACTTCTTCGATCAGATTTTCCAGAGAATCTACCCGGTTCGGCTGAAGAGGCTGTTCTTGAGGTGCAGAACCTTCATCATCTGGTAAACGAATCGGTTGATCTGATAAATCCTCAAAGTCAGTTTCTGTGCGTTTCGGGACGACCACAGGTGCAGGACGGTAAAGTGCTGTCGCCATAGGTGGAGAAGACGGATCATTCTGCTGCTCATCAGCCTGAACCACCTTATTACGATTTACCGGTGCCTTGGCATTGCGGTCTAAACGGACCCATGCTTCCGGCTGGCCTTTTAATGCCTTGCCCATAAAATCGGTCCAGATCGGTAGAGCTGCCACACCACCATATTCACGGCGACCTAACGTGGTTGGCTGGTCGAAGCCTACCCAGGTCACGGTGACTAACTTGCCATTGAAGCCAGCAAACCAGGCGTCTTTGGCATCGTTAGTGGTACCGGTCTTCCCGCCGATATCACTACGACCAATTCTTAATGCAGCACGGCCAGTACCATGCTGAATCACATCACGCAAAATGTTAGCCATGTCATAGGCAGAGCTGGATTTTAAAATACGCTGTGCCTGACGATAATTACTGTCTTCGGCAGAGACTTTAGGTGCAGCCTGTTTTTGCTCTAAAGTTGTATTGTTGATTGCAATTGCTTCATCATCTGCGGTAATAGGGTCAGTGGCTTGAACTGTTTCTTCTTTTTCATTAATACATGAAATGCAGGCATATTCAGGCTTGGCTTCAAAGATGGTATTGCCGTAGGCATCTTCAATGCGGGTAATAAAGTGAGGTTGGATTCGGTAACCGCCATTGGCAAAGGTGGCATAACCAGTCGCCATCTGAATCGGTAGGACCTGCGGGGTGCCTAAGGCAATGGTATAGTTACGTGGAATCTGACTGTCTTGTAAACCAAAATCCATAAATAACTGACGTGTACGTTCAATCCCAACGGCTTGTAATAAGCGTACTGAGACTGTATTACGTGACAGATAAAGTGCACGACGTAGCGGGATCATGCCCAGATAACGGCCATCCGAGTTACGTGGCGTCCATTTGCCAATGGTAATGGGTGCATCATTGACCATGGTATGTGGCGTCATGCCACGTTCTAAAGCCAGGGCATAAACAAAAGGCTTAATTGTAGAGCCGGGTTGACGCCAGCCTTGGGTTGCACGGTTAAATTTCGACTGATAAAAATTATATCCCCCGACAATGGCTTCAATCGCACCATTATTTGGGTTGATGGCAATCAATTGTCCTTGCACATTGGGAATCTGCACCAATGACCACGAGGTTTTATTCTCATTGGGTCTTAAACGAACAATGTCTTTGACTTTGACAATCTCGGACGCTTTGCTCGGTGCGCCACCTACACTGTTGACGTTACGAAAGCGACGCGCCCAGGACATACCTGACCAGGGCACGGTCACGCTGCTTCCATCCTGCATGAGTGCTTCAAAACTAGAATTACCCACCTGAGTTACTTGCGCAGGATAGGTGTTGGCATAGGCACGGAACTTGTCGAGGGGTTGATCATGTGCTTCAGCACCACGCCAGCCATGTCGACGGTCATAAGCCTCTAAGCCTTCTTGTACCGCTTGCTCCGCATAAGCCTGACGTTCACTATGGATGGTGGTATAGACTTTATAACCAGAATCTACCGCCTGCTCACCAAAGTTTTGTACCAGTTCAGAGCGTACCATCTCACCGACATACGGGAATTTGTTTCGGGTACTCCGGTCAGGCATATCCAGATTAATTGGTTCAGCAATGGCTTGTTGATACTGGCTCTGATTTAAATAGCCCAATTGCAGCATACGACCCAAAATCCAGTTACGACGTTCCAAGGCACGTTTGGGATTGGCAACCGGATTGTATCGAGAAGGTGCTTTAGGCAGGCCAGAGATCATGGCCATTTGTGCAATTGAAAGTTCTTCTAAGCTCTTGTTATAGTAAATTTTAGCTGCTGCGGCGATGCCGTAAGCATTTTTCCCCAAGAAAATTTTATTGACATACAGGGTCAGAATTTCTTCTTTACTTAAGTTTTGCTCAATTTTACGAGCCAGAAAAATTTCTGTCAGTTTACGCTTTAGCGTCCGTTCAGGGCTAAGGTAATAGTTTTTTGCCACTTGCATGGTAATGGTCGAACCGCCGGTCTGTACATCCGAGCCAGTCACCGTTTCACTGAGTGCGCGGCCCAAGCTTTTAAAGCTGATTCCGCTATGCTCAAAAAAGCTGGAATCTTCAGCGGCGAGGAAAGCATGAATAAATTCGGTTGGAATTTGTTCATATTTCACGGGAACAGAAAGCTTGCCTCCATATTCGGCAATTAATTCATTATCTGAACTAAAAACTTGTAAAGGCTTTAATAAAGGGGCCTTTTTAAGCGTAGACATTTCAGGCAAAGATGGGGCAATATAGAGATACATGCCATAGAAACCCATCGGAATTGAGATCAGTATAATGATAATGATCAAAAAAAATGGATGAACAAGGCCTGAACAAGATAGCTTTTTCATAACAAGTAAGTTTTAATAAGAGCTAATGGCGAACTAATTACCGGTCAGTATATCCTGTCGATATCCATATTGTTAGATGAGTTATTGTATCTATATAAAATTATAGACTGGACCAATTGGTAAGTTAGATTAAATTGGGGACAAAAAAATAATAGGAAGTGTATTGTGCGCAGGTTATATCGTAAACCAAATAAGGGGTTAATAGGAGTCGATATTAGTTCGACTTCTGTTAAGGTTTTAGAACTTTCTGTAAAAAGTGGCCGTTACTGGGTAGAGAGCTATGCTTTGATCCCATTATCGGAAAACAGTGTTGTTGAAAAAAACATCTTAAACCCAGAAGCAGTCGCTGATGCCCTTGGGCGTGCAATTAATTTGGGTAATACCCAGTCGAATCAGGCCGCTTTTGCGATTCCAACTTCAATGGTCATCACCAAAATCATTGAGATGGATGCAGACATGTCGGATGATGAACGTGAAGTCCAGATTCGTGAAGATGCGGAACAATACATTCCTTTTCCACTCGATGAAGCGAGTCTGGATTTTGAAGTTCTGCCAGACCGTCTTGCCAATCCGAACCGGGTCAATGTGCTGCTGGTCGCTACCCGAATTGAAAATGTCGAAGCACGTTCTGAAGTTTTGGAAATTTCTGGTCTAACGCCTAAGATTGCAGATGTAGAAAGTTTTGCGCTGGAAAATGCCTTCAAAGTATTTTCGGATACTTTGCCGATGGGGGTCAATACGGTTGGTATCTTAGATATTGGTCATAGTATGACGACCTTGTCGGTGATGCAGAACAACAAGATTATTTATACTCGTGAGCAGGTGTTTGGCGGTAAGCAATTAACTCAGGAAATTCAGAATCGTTATGGATTATCCTTTGAAGAAGCTGGACGTGCTAAAAAAACCCGTGCCTTGCCTGATGATTATGATATTGAAGTCCTAGAACCCTTCTTGGATGCCGTGGTACAACAGGCAGCCCGTTCATTACAATTCTTCTTTTCATCTTCTCAGTTTAATGAGATTGACCATATTTTACTGGCCGGCGGGAATGCCAATATTCCAGGTCTGGCAAAATTATTACAACAAAAACTCGGTTACCGTGTCACGATCGCGAATCCATTTTTGCAAATGGGTTTTTCTCCTCAAATTGATATTAAAAAAATTGAAAATGACGCGTCATCACTCATGGTTGCATGCGGTTTGGCATTAAGGAGTTTTGATTAATGGCAAGAATTAACTTACTTCCTTGGCGTGATGAG
The nucleotide sequence above comes from Acinetobacter lwoffii. Encoded proteins:
- a CDS encoding UDP-N-acetylmuramoyl-L-alanyl-D-glutamate--2,6-diaminopimelate ligase, whose product is MSITFQDLYTPHDVADWMKQSFQGFELDSRKVKPGQIFIALTSLSQPEKTAQFAQKALHQGALAVISETELEVSPNLVVADVRHLMGQWQKQYLQATQPVQAARILAVTGTNGKTTISRLVAEFIMLQGKACAVMGTTGNGILPNLEASSHTTLDALQLQNALHGYAQAGAEFASIEASSHGLEQGRLNGCDIEIAGYSNLSRDHLDYHGTLQAYAEAKSGLFRFESLKVAVINIDDEHAQIMLDAAKNNPAQPKILTYSTKQKADYQVQGIQYSISGATFKLKTASAEYVVNSPLLGHFNIENLVASLIMAEQVGFDLNSLIATVPHLKGAPGRMQVLRDGERLFVVDYAHTPDALTQVLVTLKRHVSQNLWTVFGCGGDRDRGKRPLMTQAALDGSDIAVLTSDNPRTEDPAQIFADMKNGIDFSGKTYHEIHDRREAIKFAVKHARAGDIVVIAGKGHENYQEIDGVRHWFDDVIEVQAAIDAQHCSTDSAYSAH
- a CDS encoding UDP-N-acetylmuramoyl-tripeptide--D-alanyl-D-alanine ligase, which translates into the protein MHTSTTSTAALEPWSIEQLQQATQGYWLNDKKPAGQIKRILTDSRDAESGDAFLALKGERFDAHDFIAQVAAQGCEIAIVSRPVDADICQLVVEDTRLALGQLGAYRRQQNPQLKVIALTGSSGKTTTKEMLGSMLSRLAPTLVTRGNLNNDLGVPVMLLELRPEHQYAVMELGASHQGEIDYTSKMVQPHVAGIINIGTAHLGEFGGRDGICRAKSEIYAHISKTSIIPAADDFAEVIRAAVRTEKSLSFGAGGEVYASDMVLEAQSSSFTLNTPQGSKTVRLPFAGEHNVENATAAAAFALAIGIGLDDIVAGLEQAVGAKGRLNFIPHKDYLFIDDTYNANPGSMRAAAEVLAQQQGIRIMVTGDIGELGSSAAIEHYKLGRDLVSVKGINFVVAVGEFAPAAQEGARSTQYGKKMQAFLNQEQALPFLIRLIETHQPQPMSFLFKGSRFTHMETLMAALMEKL
- the mraY gene encoding phospho-N-acetylmuramoyl-pentapeptide-transferase, with translation MLLWLFEHLAGFDSTFQVVRYLTLRALLSVLTALTIGLVLGPVMIRKLQALKYGQAVSSYAPENHAKKMGTPTMGGVLILLSIGISTLLWADLSNPYVWIVLGVMVIFGAVGWADDWIKIRYKDNAGLPAKKKFFWTSVGSLGAGIALYVIAQQQTNPVHTANMLDLLIPFFKDLSIPLSMIPLGIGFIIFTYFVINGASNAVNLTDGLDGLAIMPIVLVATGLGVFAYLAGDVRFANYLHIPYVKYSSELVVVCAAMIGAGLAFLWYNAHPAQVFMGDVGALSLGAMLGTIAVMVRQEIVFAIMAGVFVVEAVSVFLQIGSLRMRNKRVFLMAPLHHHYEKKGWRETQVVIRFWIITIMLVVLGLMTLKLR
- a CDS encoding putative RNA methyltransferase, whose product is MNLLMCPVCRQQLSLNERTWRCENHHSYDVAKQGYVNLHVVQHKHSKNPGDTPESVQARRAFLSAGYYAPLQQAVVEKIRELRIENLLDIGCGEGYYTNAMQAEVLQCVGVDIAKNAIQVAAKLDKEVTWVVGTGATLPVLDESIDLCTSLFSPIPKQEILRVLKPKSYLMVVTPAPQHLYAMREALFEEVKPHEPQKFVEQLQDEFNLVSEQVIDAPMVLPQADLKNLIAMTPYAYKAKPERRLALEQQDQFELLAQYQIYLFQKK
- a CDS encoding IS4 family transposase, with the translated sequence MNLSQNLDLTLKRTLPSLSQFSELIDLNWIEDCLDQTGKASIRKRKLPAEHVVWLVIGLALFRNQPIWYVVQQLQLVFGTAEYYVPSASVQARQRLGLEPMSALFSTLSQAWFKDSQQQYSNFHGLCVCAVDGVVWSMPHTEENFKHFGSSKGKTAAAPYPQVRATCLVNTNTHEMIDAQMGSMDQGELTLASQLKAPVRSITLFDRAYFSADFLVSWQSQAEESHWLMRAKDNLRYEVIHHNAAHDFQIKMPVSARAKKINPSLGDYWEARLIEVEYAGKIRRYITSLTDSKVYPFKDLAMLCIQRWEIEMCYREIKSDLQDARILRSKQPDLVYQELWGVFIAYNILRRQMRFIAEHAKVSPLRISFHIASMSIINILRHTPLESAGNLPKHLAQLFEQSKIFVLPEKRQRQCPRVVKIKAQKYPRKCQSIS
- the ponA gene encoding penicillin-binding protein PBP1a; translation: MKKLSCSGLVHPFFLIIIIILISIPMGFYGMYLYIAPSLPEMSTLKKAPLLKPLQVFSSDNELIAEYGGKLSVPVKYEQIPTEFIHAFLAAEDSSFFEHSGISFKSLGRALSETVTGSDVQTGGSTITMQVAKNYYLSPERTLKRKLTEIFLARKIEQNLSKEEILTLYVNKIFLGKNAYGIAAAAKIYYNKSLEELSIAQMAMISGLPKAPSRYNPVANPKRALERRNWILGRMLQLGYLNQSQYQQAIAEPINLDMPDRSTRNKFPYVGEMVRSELVQNFGEQAVDSGYKVYTTIHSERQAYAEQAVQEGLEAYDRRHGWRGAEAHDQPLDKFRAYANTYPAQVTQVGNSSFEALMQDGSSVTVPWSGMSWARRFRNVNSVGGAPSKASEIVKVKDIVRLRPNENKTSWSLVQIPNVQGQLIAINPNNGAIEAIVGGYNFYQSKFNRATQGWRQPGSTIKPFVYALALERGMTPHTMVNDAPITIGKWTPRNSDGRYLGMIPLRRALYLSRNTVSVRLLQAVGIERTRQLFMDFGLQDSQIPRNYTIALGTPQVLPIQMATGYATFANGGYRIQPHFITRIEDAYGNTIFEAKPEYACISCINEKEETVQATDPITADDEAIAINNTTLEQKQAAPKVSAEDSNYRQAQRILKSSSAYDMANILRDVIQHGTGRAALRIGRSDIGGKTGTTNDAKDAWFAGFNGKLVTVTWVGFDQPTTLGRREYGGVAALPIWTDFMGKALKGQPEAWVRLDRNAKAPVNRNKVVQADEQQNDPSSPPMATALYRPAPVVVPKRTETDFEDLSDQPIRLPDDEGSAPQEQPLQPNRVDSLENLIEEVQ
- a CDS encoding pilus assembly protein PilM codes for the protein MRRLYRKPNKGLIGVDISSTSVKVLELSVKSGRYWVESYALIPLSENSVVEKNILNPEAVADALGRAINLGNTQSNQAAFAIPTSMVITKIIEMDADMSDDEREVQIREDAEQYIPFPLDEASLDFEVLPDRLANPNRVNVLLVATRIENVEARSEVLEISGLTPKIADVESFALENAFKVFSDTLPMGVNTVGILDIGHSMTTLSVMQNNKIIYTREQVFGGKQLTQEIQNRYGLSFEEAGRAKKTRALPDDYDIEVLEPFLDAVVQQAARSLQFFFSSSQFNEIDHILLAGGNANIPGLAKLLQQKLGYRVTIANPFLQMGFSPQIDIKKIENDASSLMVACGLALRSFD